From Pseudomonas sp. B21-028, one genomic window encodes:
- a CDS encoding AI-2E family transporter: MNRKSLQYKSQMLLLILVSVAFIWILLPFYGAVFWAVILGIVFAPMQHRLQLKFGWPRNVTSLFTLGICVVIAILPVIVISTLLVQEGTALYKSLESGELDIADYLARFKDALPPYFQHLLDRFGLGNLSGLRDKIVKSAMQGSEFFATQAFSFGQGTFQFLVSFFVMLYLLFFFLRDGAELVRKVRTAIPLAEYQKRRLQLKFNRVVRATVKGNLLVAITQGALGGLIFWVLGISTVLPWAVLMAFLSLLPAVGAGIVWAPVAVYFLLSGAIWQGVVLTLFGVFVIGLVDNLLRPILVGKDTKMPDYMVLVSTLGGLAVFGLNGFVIGPLIAALFISCWALFVESAPRVKLP, encoded by the coding sequence ATGAACCGAAAGAGCCTGCAATACAAATCCCAGATGCTGCTGCTGATCCTGGTCAGTGTCGCCTTCATCTGGATCCTGCTGCCGTTCTATGGCGCGGTGTTCTGGGCGGTCATCCTCGGCATTGTCTTCGCGCCGATGCAGCACCGCCTGCAACTGAAGTTCGGCTGGCCGCGCAATGTCACTTCGCTGTTCACCCTGGGCATCTGTGTGGTCATCGCGATCCTGCCGGTGATCGTCATCAGCACGCTGCTGGTCCAGGAAGGCACGGCGTTATACAAGAGCCTGGAAAGCGGGGAGCTGGACATTGCCGATTACCTGGCGCGGTTCAAGGACGCCTTGCCGCCGTACTTCCAGCATCTGCTTGACCGCTTTGGCTTGGGTAACCTGAGCGGATTGCGGGACAAGATCGTCAAGAGCGCCATGCAGGGCAGCGAGTTCTTCGCCACCCAGGCCTTCAGCTTCGGCCAGGGGACGTTTCAGTTCCTGGTCAGCTTCTTTGTGATGCTCTACCTGCTGTTCTTCTTCCTGCGCGACGGCGCGGAACTGGTGCGCAAGGTGCGCACGGCCATTCCCCTGGCGGAGTACCAGAAGCGGCGCCTGCAATTGAAGTTCAATCGGGTGGTGCGCGCGACGGTCAAGGGCAACCTGCTGGTGGCGATCACCCAAGGGGCTCTGGGCGGGCTGATCTTCTGGGTCCTGGGCATTTCAACCGTGTTGCCCTGGGCTGTGCTGATGGCCTTCCTGTCGCTGCTGCCGGCGGTGGGGGCGGGTATCGTCTGGGCGCCGGTGGCGGTGTATTTCCTGCTCTCCGGGGCGATCTGGCAAGGCGTCGTGCTGACGCTGTTCGGCGTGTTCGTGATCGGCCTGGTGGATAATCTCCTGCGCCCGATCCTGGTAGGCAAGGACACCAAGATGCCGGACTACATGGTGCTGGTTTCGACGCTGGGCGGCCTGGCGGTGTTCGGGCTGAACGGGTTCGTGATCGGGCCGCTCATCGCTGCCTTGTTCATTTCCTGTTGGGCCTTGTTTGTCGAAAGCGCGCCCCGGGTGAAGTTGCCCTAG
- the yegQ gene encoding tRNA 5-hydroxyuridine modification protein YegQ, which yields MPLVAPELLAPAGTLKNMRYAFAYGADAVYAGQPRYSLRVRNNEFDHANLALGIREAQASGKRFYVVVNIAPHNAKLRTFLKDLEPVIAMAPDALIMSDPGLIMLVRRNFPQMPIHLSVQANTVNWASVEFWQQQGLSRIILSRELSLEEIAEIRQQVPAMELEVFVHGALCMAYSGRCLLSGYLNRRDANQGSCTNACRWKYSAQPAVENAVGDIVHSYQPEPTLGLGAPTGQVFLLQEANRPDESMPAFEDEHGTYIMNAKDLRAVQHVERLTRMGVHSLKIEGRTKSHFYCARTTQVYRRAIDDAMAGRTFDRGLMTDLESLAQRGYTEGFLRRHVHDEYQNYQNGSSVSERQQFVGELTGERRERLAEVRVKNRFELGDHMELMTPKGNFHFDLHQLQDVKGRSIDVAPGDGHVVYVPIPDAVDLRFGLLMRDVRKS from the coding sequence ATGCCCCTCGTAGCCCCTGAACTGCTTGCCCCGGCCGGCACCCTGAAAAACATGCGCTATGCCTTCGCCTACGGCGCCGACGCGGTTTACGCCGGCCAGCCGCGCTACAGCCTGCGGGTGCGCAACAATGAATTCGACCATGCCAACCTGGCCCTGGGCATTCGTGAAGCCCAAGCTTCGGGCAAGCGCTTCTACGTGGTGGTGAACATTGCGCCGCACAACGCCAAACTGCGCACTTTCCTCAAGGACCTCGAGCCGGTGATCGCCATGGCGCCCGATGCGCTGATCATGTCCGACCCGGGGCTGATCATGCTGGTGCGACGGAACTTCCCACAGATGCCGATCCATCTGTCGGTGCAGGCCAACACGGTGAACTGGGCGAGCGTCGAGTTCTGGCAACAACAGGGCCTGAGCCGGATCATTCTTTCCCGGGAACTGTCCCTGGAGGAAATCGCCGAGATCCGCCAGCAAGTGCCGGCCATGGAACTGGAAGTGTTCGTCCATGGGGCCCTGTGCATGGCCTATTCCGGGCGTTGTCTGTTGTCGGGCTACCTGAATCGGCGCGACGCCAACCAGGGCAGTTGCACCAACGCCTGTCGCTGGAAATACTCGGCCCAGCCAGCGGTGGAAAACGCCGTGGGCGACATCGTGCACAGCTACCAGCCCGAACCCACCCTGGGCCTCGGCGCGCCCACCGGCCAGGTATTCCTGCTCCAGGAGGCCAACCGTCCGGACGAATCCATGCCGGCGTTCGAGGACGAGCATGGCACCTACATCATGAACGCCAAGGATCTGCGTGCCGTGCAGCATGTGGAGCGGCTGACCCGCATGGGCGTGCACTCCCTGAAGATCGAAGGCCGGACCAAGTCGCACTTCTACTGCGCGCGCACCACCCAGGTGTATCGCCGGGCGATCGATGACGCCATGGCCGGCCGCACCTTCGACCGTGGCCTGATGACCGACCTGGAGTCACTGGCCCAGCGCGGCTATACCGAGGGCTTCCTGCGCCGGCATGTGCATGATGAATACCAGAACTACCAGAACGGCAGCTCAGTCTCGGAGCGCCAGCAGTTCGTCGGCGAACTCACCGGCGAGCGGCGCGAACGCCTGGCTGAAGTGCGGGTCAAGAACCGCTTCGAGCTGGGCGACCACATGGAGCTGATGACGCCCAAGGGCAATTTTCACTTCGACCTGCATCAACTGCAGGACGTGAAAGGCCGGAGCATCGACGTCGCGCCGGGGGACGGGCATGTGGTGTACGTGCCGATACCGGATGCGGTGGACCTGCGGTTCGGGTTGTTGATGCGGGATGTGCGCAAGTCATAG